A window of the Chaetodon trifascialis isolate fChaTrf1 chromosome 9, fChaTrf1.hap1, whole genome shotgun sequence genome harbors these coding sequences:
- the tbcb gene encoding tubulin-folding cofactor B, whose translation MSTPIGMMTGEVTVVTNPIVNVRLTTSISEFEILRKFSRGINIAELKVKLEMVVGAPASCMDLELFSASDMFLQKLDDDDALLGSYSLDDNCRIHVTDRSGQMAALTDDSKVDRFEMSDDAYDKRTDSARSFMKKHRFGQYNEEEVAKKKAGVAAREEEQKAASDAISVGSRCKVQVHGQPTKLGTVMYVGTTDFKPGYWVGVKYDEPLGKHNGTVEGKQYFECENRYGGFVRPLNVTVGDFAEEDYGLDEM comes from the exons ATGTCCACACCAATCGGCATGATGACCGGCGAAGTGACGGTAGTTACCAATCCCATCGTGAACGTGCGCCTGACGACCAGCATCTCCGAGTTTGAGATTCTACGCAAGTTCAGTAGAGGGATCAACATAGCAGAACTGAAG GTAAAGTTGGAGATGGTTGTGGGCGCACCTGCCTCCTGCATGGACCTGGAGTTGTTCAGCGCCTCTGACATGTTCCTGCAGAAactggatgatgatgatgccttGCTGGGTTCCTATTCTTTGGATGATAACTGCAGAATACAT GTTACTGACAGAAGTGGTCAGATGGCCGCGCTCACTGATGATTCCAAAGTGGACAGGTTTGAAATGTCAGATGATGCTTATGATAAAAGAACAG ATTCAGCACGGTCATTCATGAAGAAACATCGTTTTGGTCAGTACAATGAGGAAGAAGTGGCCAAGAAGAAAGCTGGGGTTGCTGCTCGGGAAGAGGAACAGAAGGCTGCTTCTGATGCCATTTCTGTTGGCAGCCGATGCAAAGTGCAGGTCCATGGGCAACCCACGAAGCTTGGCACAGTCATGTATGTTG GTACAACTGATTTCAAGCCAGGCTATTGGGTGGGTGTGAAGTATGATGAGCCCCTGGGAAAGCACAATGGAAC TGTTGAAGGGAAGCAATACTTTGAATGTGAGAACAGATATGGTGGATTTGTGAGACCCCTGAATGTGACTGTGGGAGACTTTGCCGAGGAGGATTACGGTTTAGATGAGATGTAG
- the six5 gene encoding homeobox protein SIX5 produces the protein MASLSLESTEQTENSPEEPTAAESKEEKEPVQISEHLLQSFQKSALSFSTDQVSCLCEALLQAGNVDRLWRFLSTIPPSSELLRGNETLLKAQALVAFHREEFKELYAILESYVFHPSNHGFLQDLYLKARYKEAERSRGRSLGAVDKYRLRKKFPLPKTIWDGEETVYCFKEKSRNALKECYKSNRYPTPDEKKNLAKVTGLSLTQVSNWFKNRRQRDRTPSGTHCKSESDGNHSTEDEASPMDDIPDKPEEAAGSTAPIISLSAVPCSTGGQLILNGSGGFLTASQSLLLNGNSLISSTGAGVIINGLSLGDCQTVTLSPVATNSPLILNGAQVITKPSVGVQPQQAVSVTEQEVSAMEPKPSSLPAVILSTNSTPVSNPPSIISLPLQIKTDSSNTMDFITVPDSEGSCQTVSSSSSSLSPSSPTLSSPTSIPSLVLTQNTQHQESLTLPPSMSSAGMVVSSSAVSLSSQQGEYVVFATAGSQLNPCSSVVSSSNPTPQVFSLPQVVPSIQGIPVSQLVQHSSGAQVSQCPQLVPVSPLTSSAPQFQSQTVNTGNRLVQQQQDVSTSLPGGATTIVSISQLNNNQLSQRTAHQPGDQTTNSAPSKIQVPQVISISSPTQVVPVPQAKGTAPAQLVSLPMPQLVPVSPIQTSSTISFPQVVPAGPSLSIPSAGMPLQILTSAPAATGVAQGPLRINQLRPIQSVGPQTSMAPGVQLLNSGIIQLPSAPPGNLLLGGSPYLSVQQGKLILTIPAGIQLTSLPLKPVPEASPISANGVSPGLTPSTPPVPSQPSTTSCPTPIGLTSSPLNFINSSPPYCAPETGTPAVPSPHSLDHSVTPTTPNTLTPESMLTLSPMYSGVTPNTQLSQPAWSPVPLSTSASLTLFDVRSKGDLPVDPALLGLPGGESLLLGSPSPEQDVEASSALGNPEEMDGDTKILTQLQSVPVDDELGL, from the exons ATGGCTTCCTTGTCTTTGGAGTCTACAGAACAAACTGAGAACAGCCCGGAGGAGCCAACGGCAGCGGAGtccaaagaggagaaagagccgGTCCAAATTTCGGAACATTTACTCCAAAGTTTCCAAAAGTCGGCGCTGAGTTTTTCCACTGACCAAGTATCATGTCTGTGCGAGGCCCTCCTGCAGGCGGGCAATGTGGATCGCCTGTGGAGGTTTCTATCCACCATACCTCCTTCGTCCGAGCTGCTACGTGGCAACGAGACCCTGCTGAAGGCCCAGGCTCTGGTGGCTTTTCACCGGGAAGAATTCAAGGAGCTGTACGCCATCCTGGAGAGCTACGTCTTCCACCCGTCCAACCATGGGTTCCTGCAGGACCTGTACCTGAAAGCCCGCTACAAGGAGGCGGAGAGGTCCCGGGGCCGCAGCCTGGGCGCAGTGGACAAATACCGGCTCAGGAAAAAGTTCCCCCTGCCCAAGACCATCTGGGACGGAGAGGAGACCGTGTACTGCTTCAAGGAGAAGTCCCGAAATGCTTTGAAAGAGTGCTATAAGAGCAACAGGTACCCGACTCCGGACGAAAAGAAAAACCTGGCCAAAGTCACCGGACTGTCCCTCACACAGGTCAGCAACTGGTTCAAGAACCGCAGGCAGAGGGACAGGACCCCGTCCGGGACCCACTGCAAAAG TGAGTCTGATGGGAACCACAGCACTGAGGATGAGGCGAGCCCCATGGACGACATCCCTGACAAaccagaggaggctgctggcaGCACAGCGCccatcatctctctgtctgctgttcccTGTAGCACAGGTGGCCAGCTCATCCTCAATGGGTCTGGTGGCTTCCTCACAGCCTCTCAGTCATTACTTCTTAATGGGAATTCCCTCATCTCCAGCACTGGTGCTGGTGTCATCATTAATGGGTTAAGCTTGGGAGATTGCCAGACAGTCACACTGAGTCCTGTTGCAACCAACTCTCCTTTGATACTGAACGGGGCTCAGGTAATAACCAAGCCTAGTGTCGGTGTGCAGCCGCAGCAAGCAGTTTCTGTGACAGAGCAGGAGGTTTCAGCCATGGAGCCAAAGCCAAGCAGCCTTCCAGCCGTCATTCTTAGCACAAACAGCACACCTGTGTCAAACCCTCCAtccatcatctctcttcctctgcaaattaagacagacagcagcaacacaatgGATTTCATAACTGTCCCTGATTCCGAGGGCAGCTGCCAGACagtatcttcttcttcttcatctttatcTCCCTCCTCACCAACTCTGTCCTCTCCAACCAGTATCCCTTCACTAGTCTTAACACAAAACACCCAACACCAAGAGTCCCTCACCCTCCCGCCCTCGATGTCGTCTGCAGGCATGGTAGTCTCCAGTTCCGCCGTGTCTCTGTCCAGTCAGCAAGGGGAGTATGTTGTCTTTGCCACTGCTGGCTCCCAGTTAAACCCATGTAGCTCTGTGGTTTCCTCCAGCAACCCCACCCCTCAGGTCTTCTCTCTGCCACAGGTTGTGCCTTCCATCCAGGGTATACCAGTATCCCAGCTGGTCCAGCACTCCTCAGGTGCCCAGGTGTCCCAGTGCCCTCAGTTGGTCCCAGTATCCCCCCTCACCTCGTCAGCTCCTCAGTTCCAAAGCCAGACAGTGAACACAGGCAACAGACTggtgcaacagcagcaggatgtttCAACAAGTCTGCCTGGAGGTGCCACAACCATAGTCTCCATTTCACAGCTGAACAACAATCAGCTCTCACAGCGAACGGCACACCAACCAGGGGACCAAACCACAAACTCCGCACCCAGCAAAATCCAGGTCCCACAGGTTATTTCCATTTCTTCCCCAACACAAGTTGTCCCGGTCCCCCAAGCCAAAGGCACTGCACCAGCACAGTTAGTCTCTCTCCCCATGCCTCAGCTGGTCCCAGTCTCCCCCATCCAGACTTCATCCACCATCTCTTTCCCCCAAGTGGTACCTGCCGgtccttctctctccatcccctctGCAGGAATGCCCTTACAGATCCTGACTTCAGCACCTGCAGCTACAGGGGTCGCACAGGGTCCTCTCAGGATAAACCAGCTGAGGCCCATTCAAAGTGTGGGTCCCCAAACCAGCATGGCCCCTGGTGTGCAGCTCCTCAACTCTGGGATCATTCAGctgccctctgctcctccag GCAACCTTCTCCTTGGTGGAAGCCCCTACCTGAGTGTCCAGCAAGGCAAGCTGATTCTGACCATCCCAGCAGGCATTCAGCTCACCAGTTTGCCCCTGAAACCAGTGCCAGAGGCTTCACCCATCTCTGCTAATGGAGTGAGCCCCGGTCTCACCCCCTCTACACCTCCTGTACCTTCCCAGCCTTCAACCACTTCATGCCCAACCCCCATTGGCCTCACATCATCTCCCCTAAACTTCATTAACTCGTCTCCACCATACTGTGCTCCAGAGACGGGGACACCCGCCGTCCCCTCCCCTCATTCGCTGGACCATTCAGTCACCCCCACCACGCCAAACACTCTTACGCCAGAAAGTATGCTTACCCTCAGTCCCATGTACAGTGGAGTGACACCCAACACCCAGTTGTCCCAACCAGCCTGGAGCCCAGTCCCCCTCTCCACTTCAGCTAGTCTAACTTTGTTTGATGTCCGTAGCAAGGGAGACCTACCTGTAGACCCGGCTTTGTTGGGCCTTCCTGGGGGAGAGTCGCTGCTCTTGGGAAGCCCCTCGCCAGAGCAGGATGTGGAAGCCAGCTCAGCACTGGGGAATCCAGAGGAGATGGATGGGGACACCAAGATTCTTActcagcttcagtctgtccCTGTGGATGATGAGCTGGGCTTGTAG
- the six9 gene encoding SIX homeobox 9, whose amino-acid sequence MIFTAEQVACMCEVLLQSGCMDRLADFLHTLPPPSLSTPCPGELESVLKAKAAVAFHQGRFTDLYTLLKGFAFSPRSQPLLQQLWLRAHYIEAERQRGRPLGAVGKYRVRRKFPLPHTIWDGEEISYCFKEKSRSILREWYHHKPYPSTREKRELAAATGLTTTQVSNWFKNRRQRDRTTDVTVFQTAFSGGPSGEVYPATDNDRSPPGSPPPPLSHPPPPLHHII is encoded by the exons ATGattttcacagcagagcaggtGGCCTGCATGTGTGAGGTTCTTCTGCAAAGCGGTTGCATGGATCGTCTTGCTGACTTCCTTCACACTcttccccctccttccctctccacTCCTTGCCCTGGGGAGCTGGAGAGTGTGCTGAAGGCTAAAGCCGCAGTGGCCTTTCACCAGGGCCGCTTCACTGACCTCTACACCCTGCTGAAGGGCTTCGCCTTTTCCCCACGCAGCCAAccactcctgcagcagctctggctCAGAGCCCACTACATAGAGGCCGAGAGGCAGAGGGGCCGACCCCTGGGAGCTGTGGGGAAGTATCGCGTAAGGAGAAAGTTTCCCTTACCACACACCATCTGGGATGGAGAGGAGATCAGCTATTGTTTCAAG GAGAAATCACGCAGTATTCTCCGGGAGTGGTACCACCACAAACCTTATCCCTCTACCCGGGAGAAGCGTGAGCTCGCAGCAGCCACCGGCCTGACAACCACGCAAGTTAGCAACTGGTTCAAGAACCGCCGGCAGAGGGACCGAACCACAGACGTTACCGT TTTCCAAACAGCTTTCTCTGGAGGACCCTCAGGAGAAGTCTACCCAGCCACTGACAACGACCGTTCACCTCCAGGCagcccacctccacccctctctcacccacctcctcctctgcatcacATTATTTGA
- the qpctla gene encoding glutaminyl-peptide cyclotransferase-like a — protein MSRSSRRYKSLQQSNGSGSFPGCDRVRMPRARVLLLCLLAVLVLAVVLGVYLSNDTTDGHVNRMPAADLTKDRLSHKPSKCSPAQIHRLASQVDGTRLWETHLRSILIERLPGTQGSQAVQQHITSTLSSLSAGWTIDLDSFQSSTPRGQVTFTNIIATLDPSAPRRLLLACHYDSKALPPDPRAPEKVFLGASDSAVPCAMILELATSLDAQLRSFKQQKLPVSLQLVFFDGEESFEEWTATDSLYGSRHLAERMANTPHPAGSPHANMLQALDLFVLLDLLGGPDPLIANHFDNTARWFDRLIAAEKRLHRQGLLASHPSEQTYFRKDVYLGPVQDDHIPFLHKGVPVLHVITTPFPQFWHTLDDTEENMHRPTVVNLTKIMAVFLAEYLGF, from the exons ATGTCCAGGTCCAGTCGGAGGTACAagtctctgcagcagagcaacGGCAGCGGCTCTTTCCCCGGCTGTGACCGGGTGCGGATGCCCCGGGCCCGGgtactgctgctctgtctcctcGCTGTTCTGGTACTGGCGGTGGTGCTGGGAGTCTACCTGTCCAACGACACCACCGATGGACATGTGAACCGCATGCCAGCCGCAGATCTGACCAAAGACAGG TTGTCCCACAAACCCAGTAAGTGCTCTCCAGCTCAGATCCACCGACTGGCCTCTCAGGTGGACGGTACTCGCCTGTGGGAGACCCACCTGAGGTCCATCCTCATCGAGAGGCTCCCAGGGACACAAGGCAGCCAGGCTGTACAGCAG cacatcacCTCCACCCTGTCTTCGCTGTCTGCTGGCTGGACCATAGACTTAGACTCCTTCCAGTCTTCAACGCCTCGCGGCCAGGTCACGTTCACCAACATCATCGCCACTCTGGACCCATCGGCCCCTCGCAGGCTGCTCCTGGCCTGCCACTATGACTCTAAGGCTTTGCCTCCGGACCCCCGGGCCCCAGAGAAGGTGTTTCTGGGGGCCAGTGACTCGGCAGTGCCCTGCGCTATGATCCTGGAGCTCGCCACCTCTCTGGATGCCCAGCTCAGATCATTCAAACAGCAG AAACTTCcagtctctctgcagctggtgtTTTTTGATGGGGAGGAGTCATTTGAAGAGTGGACCGCCACAGACTCCCTCTACGGCTCCCGTCACCTGGCCGAGCGCATGGCCAACACGCCTCACCCCGCGGGCTCCCCGCACGCCAACATGCTTCAGGCTCTG GACCTCTTTGTGCTGCTAGACCTGCTCGGCGGTCCCGATCCTCTCATTGCAAATCACTTTGATAACACAGCACGCTGGTTCGACCGTCTGATTGCTGCAG AAAAGAGACTCCATCGACAGGGTCTTTTGGCGTCTCACCCCTCAGAGCAGACGTATTTTAGGAAAGATGTGTACCTTGGACCAGTACAGGATGACCACATCCCCTTCCTTCACAAAG GTGTGCCTGTGCTACATGTCATCACTACTCCCTTCCCACAGTTCTGGCACACGCTGGACGACACGGAGGAGAACATGCACCGTCCCACTGTGGTCAACCTGACCAAGATCATGGCTGTGTTTCTGGCAGAGTATCTGGGCTTCTGA
- the LOC139336011 gene encoding ribonucleoside-diphosphate reductase large subunit has product MHVIKRDGRQERVMFDKITSRIQKLCYGLNSDFVDPAQITMKVIQGLYSGVTTVELDTLAAEIAATLTTKHPDYAILAARIAVSNLHKETKKVFSEVMEDLYTYINPLNKRHSPMISKETLDIVLENKDRLNSAIIYDRDFSYNFFGFKTLERSYLLKINGKVAERPQHMLMRVSVGIHNTDIDAAIETYNLLSEKWFTHASPTLFNAGTNRPQLSSCFLLAMKDDSIEGIYDTLKQCALISKSAGGIGVAVSCIRSTGSYIAGTNGNSNGLVPMLRVYNNTARYVDQGGNKRPGAFAMYLEPWHFDVFDFLELKKNTGKEEQRARDLFYALWIPDLFMKRVESNQDWSLMCPNECPGLDECWGEEFEKLYTTYEKEGRVKRVVKAQQLWHAIIESQTETGTPYMLYKDACNRKSNQQNLGTIKSSNLCTEIVEYTSDDEVAVCNLASIALNMYVTPERTFDFKKLASVTKVIVKNLNKIIDINYYPVPEAEKSNKRHRPIGIGVQGLADAFILMRYPFESPEAQLLNIHIFETIYYAALEASCELAAELGPYETYEGSPVSKGILQYNMWEKTPTDLLDWKLLKEKIAKHGVRNSLLLAPMPTASTAQILGNNESIEAYTSNIYTRRVLSGEFQIVNPHLLKDLTERGLWSEEMKNQLIAHNGSIQDIEGIPDDLKQLYKTVWEISQKTVLKMAADRGAFIDQSQSLNIHIAEPNYGKLTSMHFFGWKQGLKTGMYYLRTKPAANPIQFTLNKEKLKEAQEPVKASEEEIKERNMAAMVCSLENRDECLMCGS; this is encoded by the exons ATGCATGTGATAAAGCGAG ATGGACGCCAAGAGCGCGTCATGTTCGATAAAATCACCTCTCGCATCCAGAAGCTGTGCTACGGACTGAACTCTGACTTCGTGGATCCAGCCCAGATTACCATGAAGGTGATCCAGGGTTTGTACAGCGGCGTCACCACCGTGGAGCTCGACACGCTGGCTGCAGAGATCGCGGCCACTCTCACTACCAAACACCCCGACTATGCAATCCTTGCTGCACGCATCGCTGTCTCAAACCtgcacaaagagacaaagaaagtgTTCAGTGAAGTGATGGAGGATCTGTACACCTACATCAACCCCTTAAATAAACGCCACTCTCCCATGATCTCCAAGGAGACGCTCGACATTGTTCTCGAGAACAAAGACCGCCTCAACTCTGCCATAATTTACGATCGTGATTTCTCCTACAACTTCTTTGGCTTCAAGACTCTGGAACGGTCCTACCTGTTGAAGATCAACGGCAAAGTGGCCGAGCGGCCGCAGCACATGCTCATGAGGGTATCTGTGGGAATTCACAACACAGATATTGACGCGGCCATCGAGACCTACAACCTGCTGTCGGAGAAGTGGTTCACCCACGCCTCCCCTACGCTCTTCAACGCAGGGACCAACAGGCCACAGTTGTCCAGCTGCTTCCTGCTCGCCATGAAAGACGACAGCATCGAAGGCATTTATGACACGCTGAAGCAGTGCGCCCTCATCTCCAAGTCAGCTGGAGGAATTGGCGTGGCGGTCAGCTGCATCAGATCAACGGGGAGCTACATCGCCGGCACCAATGGCAACTCCAACGGGCTGGTCCCCATGCTGAGAGTATACAACAACACGGCACGCTATGTGGACCAGGGTGGCAACAAGAGACCTGGAGCCTTTGCCATGTACCTGGAGCCCTGGCACTTTGATGTGTTTGACTTcctggagctgaagaagaacacaggaaaggaggagcagagggccAGAGACCTTTTCTACGCCCTGTGGATCCCCGACCTCTTCATGAAGAGAGTGGAGAGCAACCAAGACTGGTCTCTGATGTGTCCAAATGAGTGTCCCGGACTGGACGAGTGCTGGGGGGAGGAGTTTGAGAAGCTCTACACCACGTatgagaaggaggggagggtcAAGCGTGTGGTCAAGGCTCAGCAGCTGTGGCACGCCATCATTGAGTCCCAGACAGAAACTGGTACACCATACATGCTGTACAAAGATGCCTGCAACAGGAAGAGCAACCAGCAGAATCTGGGCACCATCAAAAGCAGCAACCTCTGCACAGAAATCGTGGAATACACCAGCGACGATGAGGTAGCCGTCTGTAATTTGGCCTCCATCGCGCTCAACATGTACGTCACCCCGGAGCGGACTTTTGACTTTAAAAAACTAGCATCCGTGACCAAAGTAATCGTCAAAAACTTGAACAAGATCATCGACATTAACTACTATCCAGTGCCTGAAGCAGAAAAGTCCAACAAGCGCCACAGGCCGATAGGAATCGGTGTCCAGGGTTTGGCAGACGCCTTCATCCTCATGCGTTATCCGTTTGAAAGCCCCGAGGCTCAGCTGCTGAACATTCACATCTTTGAGACCATCTACTACGCTGCCCTGGAGGCGAGCTGCGAGCTGGCCGCTGAGCTCGGCCCCTATGAGACGTACGAAGGCTCTCCGGTCAGCAAGGGCATCCTGCAGTACAACATGTGGGAGAAGACGCCAACCGACCTGCTGGACTGGAAGCTGCTGAAAGAGAAGATCGCCAAACACGGCGTGAGGAACAGCCTGCTGCTGGCCCCGATGCCCACAGCCTCCACCGCCCAGATCCTGGGCAACAACGAGTCTATCGAAGCCTACACCAGCAACATCTACACCCGCAGGGTCCTTTCTGGAGAGTTTCAGATTGTGAATCCCCATCTGCTCAAAGACCTGACGGAGAGGGGGCTGTGGAGTGAGGAGATGAAGAATCAGCTGATCGCTCACAACGGGTCCATTCAG GACATTGAAGGAATTCCAGACGATCTGAAGCAGCTGTATAAAACAGTGTGGGAAATCTCCCAGAAGACCGTTCTGAAGATGGCCGCCGACCGCGGGGCCTTCATTGACCAGAGCCAGTCCCTGAACATCCACATCGCAGAGCCAAACTACGGCAAACTGACCAGCATGCACTTCTTTGGCTGGAAACAA GGTCTGAAGACAGGAATGTACTACCTGAGGACAAAGCCTGCTGCTAACCCCATCCAGTTCACCCTGAACaaggagaagctgaaggaggcGCAGGAGCCAGTCAAGGCCTCAGAGGAGGAGATCAAAGAGCGCAACATGGCCGCCATGGTGTGTTCTCTGGAGAACCGAGACGAGTGCCTCATGTGTGGGTCGTAA